In Armatimonadota bacterium, one genomic interval encodes:
- a CDS encoding FAD:protein FMN transferase: MNTTFEKPKAEGQILVRLRRRAMGCLFELALAGHDEDYLTAAGAEALDILEPLERQLSVFIPDSEICYLNACAWREPVRVEARLYKLLKLSARLSEETEGAFDITSGPLVRLWGFAGGGRQSHIPLDKDIRDALKCMGFRYVLFDDEWCTVKFLREGMEFNLGGIGKGYAIDEIASFLIERGVTSGLIHAGTSTIYALGCPPGEEGWKIGIRSGSDSSEVIATVTLKNQALSTSGGYEQYIELDGLRYSHIIDPRTGFPAEGLLSASAITSSATLSDALSTAFFVLGVEGTRDYCKRHSDVSAVLAQKDGSYLQITHSS, from the coding sequence ATGAACACGACTTTTGAAAAACCAAAAGCAGAAGGACAAATCCTTGTTCGCTTGCGCCGTCGTGCAATGGGATGCCTATTTGAGCTTGCACTTGCGGGGCATGATGAAGATTATTTGACGGCTGCTGGGGCTGAAGCACTTGATATTTTAGAGCCTTTGGAGCGCCAGCTGAGCGTCTTCATCCCCGATAGCGAGATTTGCTATCTAAATGCCTGCGCTTGGAGGGAACCAGTTAGAGTAGAGGCTAGGCTTTACAAACTGCTCAAACTTTCGGCTCGTTTAAGTGAAGAAACGGAAGGAGCTTTTGATATTACATCCGGCCCTTTGGTTAGGTTGTGGGGATTTGCCGGCGGGGGTAGGCAATCGCATATTCCTTTGGACAAGGACATTCGGGACGCGCTGAAATGCATGGGTTTTAGATACGTCCTATTTGACGATGAATGGTGTACTGTGAAGTTTCTAAGGGAGGGCATGGAGTTCAATTTAGGGGGAATAGGAAAAGGCTATGCTATTGACGAAATTGCTTCCTTTCTCATAGAGCGTGGGGTTACTAGCGGCTTGATACATGCTGGAACGAGCACCATTTATGCGCTTGGATGCCCACCCGGCGAAGAAGGCTGGAAAATTGGCATCCGTTCAGGAAGTGATTCGTCTGAAGTAATAGCAACCGTAACCTTGAAAAATCAGGCACTCTCAACATCTGGCGGATATGAGCAATACATCGAGTTGGACGGTTTGAGATATAGTCATATAATAGACCCACGAACAGGTTTTCCAGCTGAGGGATTACTCAGCGCCAGCGCAATAACTAGCTCAGCTACCTTAAGCGATGCTCTCTCAACGGCTTTTTTTGTACTTGGTGTTGAGGGTACGCGTGACTATTGCAAAAGGCATTCGGACGTAAGCGCAGTTTTGGCGCAGAAAGATGGAAGCTATCTACAGATTACTCATTCATCTTAG
- a CDS encoding Gfo/Idh/MocA family oxidoreductase, whose amino-acid sequence MTEQDSLSRRDFLKGSAAAVAAMSVGVFGAAQSKAKASDVEPVVCGFIGTGSQGQLDLGRLMRVSGVKVAAVCDIYPPHLKKGMEIAQTLRGYTDYRWMLDRKDIQVICIATPLYLHAQMAIDAMQAGKHVFTEKMMAYSIDQAKAMVKTARETGKILQVGHQRRYSPMYHHAYDLVKQGVLGKITHVRLMWNRNGSWRRAVPEPKYERLLNWRLYREYSQGLMAELGSHLLHVTNWFLEATPLSVMGMGGIDYWKDGREVYDNVNVIWEYPGGVKVYFQSLTTNQFDGCYEQFMGDKGTLVLGSKALLYPEPKAEKLAWSDFAHKEKVDGKEAILLDAGATKKLDEQAAKKGEEISGSEAKKDDYLSEMESFISCIREGKQPACNAEEGLRATVTCLLANEAMDKGKKLVFTPDMFKA is encoded by the coding sequence ATGACAGAACAGGATTCATTAAGCAGAAGAGATTTCCTTAAGGGTTCGGCTGCTGCTGTTGCAGCAATGTCGGTAGGAGTCTTTGGAGCGGCCCAATCGAAGGCAAAAGCTAGCGATGTAGAACCAGTGGTTTGCGGTTTCATCGGCACTGGCAGCCAGGGGCAGCTTGACTTAGGGCGGCTCATGCGCGTTAGCGGGGTGAAAGTCGCGGCGGTATGCGATATCTATCCACCGCATCTGAAAAAAGGGATGGAGATAGCGCAGACGCTCAGGGGATATACAGATTATCGGTGGATGCTTGATCGAAAGGATATTCAGGTGATTTGCATTGCGACGCCCCTTTATCTTCACGCTCAGATGGCAATCGATGCAATGCAAGCCGGAAAGCATGTCTTCACAGAGAAAATGATGGCATACTCGATTGACCAGGCAAAGGCAATGGTGAAGACAGCACGCGAGACTGGCAAAATCTTGCAGGTCGGCCATCAGCGCAGATATAGTCCGATGTATCATCACGCTTATGATTTGGTGAAGCAAGGCGTTTTAGGCAAGATAACACATGTGCGCCTAATGTGGAACAGAAATGGGAGTTGGCGTCGTGCAGTTCCAGAGCCTAAGTATGAAAGGTTGCTAAACTGGCGTTTGTATCGCGAGTATTCGCAGGGCCTTATGGCTGAGTTGGGCAGTCATCTACTACATGTAACGAATTGGTTTCTTGAGGCGACGCCTCTTTCTGTGATGGGTATGGGAGGCATAGACTATTGGAAGGATGGCCGGGAAGTTTACGATAATGTAAACGTCATTTGGGAATACCCGGGCGGCGTCAAAGTATACTTCCAGTCTTTGACCACAAATCAATTTGATGGCTGCTACGAGCAGTTTATGGGCGACAAGGGCACTCTGGTTTTGGGAAGCAAGGCACTGCTTTATCCCGAGCCTAAGGCAGAAAAGCTTGCATGGAGCGATTTTGCACACAAGGAAAAAGTTGACGGCAAGGAGGCAATCCTTCTAGATGCCGGTGCTACGAAAAAATTAGACGAGCAGGCCGCTAAGAAAGGTGAGGAAATAAGCGGCAGCGAGGCGAAGAAGGACGACTACCTAAGTGAGATGGAATCGTTCATTTCGTGCATACGCGAGGGCAAGCAACCGGCGTGCAATGCCGAAGAAGGACTGCGCGCTACAGTCACATGCCTTCTTGCAAACGAAGCAATGGATAAAGGCAAGAAGCTGGTTTTCACGCCCGATATGTTCAAGGCATGA
- a CDS encoding Gfo/Idh/MocA family oxidoreductase, translating to MSNKITRREFIGKAAAGATGLALASTGLLSSSRILGANDRLSIGIIGYGQRCRSLANDLYKVSKECNAEITAVCDIWTLNLERGAAKVKEWWGNEPRKFRYIEDILALDDLDGVIIATADFQHAKMLLQAIKAGKDVYCEKPMANDMKDARNVLKAYRESKCVVQIGTQRRSEGIYPAAARFIQGGGLGTLSKIDVSWNYFGPRWRRDDVNEVRKEDTDWKRFLMGKKYRPWDPHQYMEWRLFRDFSSGIPDQWLSHMIDVVHWLTGESYPTSVVAHGGVYVWKDGRENADTFHALLEYPKGFLVSYSTMFGNSSPDTFKFYGTNGTLDCRTWTVTGEGGGGDKKWKEEIKIKKQPDENHMKNWLDCMRSRKTPNASVEAGYSHSVASIMAARALWTGRKVIYDPKEMEIHVV from the coding sequence ATGTCTAACAAAATCACACGTAGGGAGTTCATTGGCAAAGCTGCTGCAGGTGCAACAGGGCTTGCGTTGGCAAGCACAGGATTGTTGTCTTCATCAAGAATTCTCGGGGCTAATGATCGCCTCTCAATTGGCATCATAGGCTATGGTCAGCGGTGTCGAAGTCTTGCAAACGATTTGTATAAGGTATCTAAGGAATGCAATGCGGAAATTACTGCCGTGTGCGATATTTGGACGCTGAACCTGGAGCGAGGGGCGGCAAAAGTAAAGGAATGGTGGGGCAATGAACCGCGCAAGTTCCGCTATATTGAAGACATCCTGGCGCTTGATGATCTTGACGGCGTCATCATTGCGACCGCCGACTTCCAGCACGCAAAGATGCTGTTGCAAGCAATCAAAGCAGGCAAGGACGTCTACTGTGAAAAGCCTATGGCAAATGATATGAAAGATGCAAGGAATGTGCTTAAGGCATACCGAGAAAGCAAATGTGTTGTTCAAATTGGCACACAGCGTCGAAGCGAAGGCATCTATCCAGCTGCCGCTAGGTTTATTCAAGGAGGTGGCCTCGGCACTCTCAGCAAGATTGACGTTTCGTGGAACTACTTTGGTCCGCGCTGGCGGCGAGACGATGTGAATGAGGTAAGGAAAGAGGATACGGACTGGAAACGGTTCTTGATGGGAAAGAAATACCGCCCTTGGGACCCACACCAGTATATGGAATGGCGCCTCTTTAGGGATTTCTCGAGCGGCATTCCTGACCAGTGGTTGAGCCACATGATTGATGTTGTTCACTGGCTTACTGGGGAGAGCTATCCCACGAGCGTAGTTGCTCACGGTGGTGTCTATGTTTGGAAAGATGGTCGTGAGAATGCTGACACCTTCCACGCACTCCTAGAATATCCAAAGGGCTTCTTGGTGAGCTATTCCACAATGTTCGGGAATTCGAGCCCCGACACATTCAAATTCTACGGGACGAACGGCACACTTGACTGCAGGACTTGGACGGTTACTGGAGAAGGTGGCGGCGGCGACAAGAAATGGAAGGAAGAAATCAAAATTAAAAAGCAACCGGACGAAAATCACATGAAAAATTGGCTCGACTGCATGAGAAGTCGCAAGACACCAAACGCAAGCGTCGAGGCCGGTTATTCGCATTCGGTAGCTTCGATTATGGCGGCTCGGGCTCTTTGGACGGGGCGTAAAGTCATTTATGACCCCAAAGAGATGGAGATTCACGTAGTGTAG
- a CDS encoding PmoA family protein, with amino-acid sequence MKKGFLVLTILVLPSVLLGASSGGKLISIDIPSSQTGVAIPVALNVNMGDWRLEEYPSGSEVPCQLDRTNGVLYFIVETPKSDKVIKKRFKLIQGRSSTHVGFSLENVKAKQIVLKENNKPVLAFNYGMILAEGVPEDRRRSCYIHPVYGPNGELLSDDFPKDHYHHRGIFWAWPSVKIENKTYSLWSIVGIRQRFEKLLSVDLGPVYGKFSVRNGWYTDDGTKIMYEVVTVTAYRTTAVGRVVDIELEWTPVSKPITLDSSERGYGGFSMRFAPRKDTIVYTPKGQEKGDVDRVQFEWSDLSAKFGDASELSGVTIIDNPSNPVYPTAWSNRYYGFLNPSFTGLGPVTIDSGKTITYRYRLWVHKGDALSGNAKEAFEAYTKGVKIYSDCE; translated from the coding sequence ATGAAGAAAGGGTTCTTGGTCCTAACTATTCTAGTGTTGCCATCCGTGTTGTTGGGGGCGAGCAGTGGTGGCAAGCTCATTAGCATTGATATTCCTTCCAGCCAGACCGGAGTAGCGATACCAGTAGCTCTGAACGTTAACATGGGTGACTGGAGATTAGAAGAATATCCTTCAGGTAGCGAAGTTCCATGCCAGCTAGACCGAACAAACGGTGTTTTATACTTCATTGTTGAAACGCCAAAATCAGACAAAGTAATTAAAAAACGTTTCAAACTGATACAAGGTCGTTCCTCAACACACGTTGGCTTCTCGCTAGAAAATGTAAAGGCCAAGCAGATCGTCCTCAAAGAGAATAATAAACCAGTTCTCGCATTCAACTACGGTATGATTCTTGCCGAAGGAGTGCCAGAAGACCGGCGCAGGTCATGCTATATTCATCCGGTTTATGGTCCGAATGGTGAGTTGCTGAGCGATGACTTCCCTAAAGACCATTATCATCACCGTGGCATTTTTTGGGCTTGGCCTAGCGTAAAAATAGAAAACAAAACCTACAGTCTATGGTCAATAGTGGGTATTCGCCAGCGCTTTGAAAAGCTGCTTTCAGTCGACCTTGGCCCAGTCTACGGCAAGTTTAGTGTGCGAAACGGATGGTATACCGATGATGGCACAAAGATTATGTACGAGGTTGTTACCGTTACCGCATATCGCACAACCGCCGTAGGCAGAGTGGTTGACATAGAACTAGAGTGGACGCCGGTTTCCAAGCCGATAACGTTAGATTCATCTGAGAGAGGATATGGCGGATTTAGCATGCGTTTTGCGCCGAGGAAAGATACGATTGTTTATACGCCAAAAGGGCAGGAGAAGGGGGACGTTGACCGCGTACAGTTTGAATGGAGCGACCTTTCTGCCAAATTTGGCGATGCGTCTGAGCTCTCCGGTGTTACAATTATCGATAATCCATCGAACCCAGTGTATCCAACGGCATGGAGCAATCGGTATTATGGATTCCTGAATCCTAGCTTTACCGGTTTGGGCCCAGTAACAATAGATTCTGGCAAAACGATTACGTACCGCTACCGCCTTTGGGTCCACAAAGGCGATGCTCTTTCAGGGAATGCAAAGGAAGCATTTGAAGCCTATACAAAGGGAGTGAAAATATACAGCGACTGCGAATAA
- a CDS encoding Gfo/Idh/MocA family oxidoreductase produces MSDSKIGRREFLVKSASGIAGLALGTMLADSRAIGANDRLSIGVIGAGGKGRDNMAQAMRYSDELNLEITAVCDVWKVNLESAVAAVEKQYGRKPRAFTGYEDLLALDDVDAVLIATPDHLHCRMLIDAMKAGKDVFVEKPMAMFLDQANESLRVQKETGRVVQVGTQRRSDGRHAAAARFIRSGALGKISRVEAAWNDCAPRWRKGDVSNCKPEDVDWKRFLMCAKKRPFNASRFREWQLYRDYTLGPVGLLGSHMIDVVHWFMDDYLPTSCVCHGGNYVWKDGREHEDTIYALFEYPKGFILRYCTGLGNTSGNGCYFYGTNGTFDTVTWKATGDGGSGKDKIKEEIVIQTSGGVNHMKNFLECIRSRQTPNASIFHGYAHSVCAIMAARSLRTGKRVTFDPKEQKIYET; encoded by the coding sequence ATGAGCGATAGTAAAATTGGGAGGCGAGAATTCCTCGTAAAATCCGCATCAGGAATTGCCGGGTTAGCATTGGGCACTATGCTTGCGGATTCGAGGGCAATAGGTGCAAATGACCGTCTTTCCATTGGTGTAATTGGCGCTGGTGGCAAGGGACGCGACAACATGGCGCAGGCAATGCGATATTCGGATGAACTAAACCTTGAGATTACAGCAGTCTGCGACGTTTGGAAGGTAAACCTCGAATCTGCCGTGGCTGCCGTTGAAAAACAATACGGCAGAAAGCCCCGTGCGTTTACTGGTTACGAAGATTTGCTCGCACTTGATGACGTTGACGCTGTCCTAATTGCAACACCCGACCATTTGCACTGCCGCATGTTAATTGACGCAATGAAAGCCGGGAAGGACGTTTTTGTCGAGAAGCCCATGGCTATGTTCCTTGACCAGGCGAATGAATCTCTTCGAGTGCAAAAAGAGACAGGCCGCGTTGTGCAGGTAGGTACTCAGCGGCGGAGCGATGGGCGACACGCTGCTGCAGCCAGGTTTATTCGTTCGGGCGCTCTTGGCAAAATTAGCCGCGTGGAGGCGGCATGGAACGACTGCGCGCCTAGGTGGCGAAAAGGTGATGTATCAAATTGCAAGCCCGAAGACGTGGACTGGAAGAGGTTTCTCATGTGCGCCAAAAAGCGTCCTTTCAATGCAAGTCGCTTCCGAGAATGGCAGCTTTACCGGGATTACACGTTGGGACCAGTTGGCTTGCTAGGAAGTCACATGATTGACGTTGTCCATTGGTTTATGGATGACTACCTGCCTACGAGTTGCGTGTGCCATGGCGGAAACTACGTCTGGAAGGATGGCAGGGAGCATGAGGATACTATATATGCGTTATTCGAGTACCCCAAGGGGTTCATACTTCGATATTGCACAGGTCTTGGCAACACGTCGGGCAATGGGTGCTACTTCTATGGAACAAACGGTACATTTGACACGGTTACTTGGAAAGCCACCGGTGATGGCGGCAGCGGGAAAGACAAAATCAAAGAAGAGATAGTAATTCAAACAAGTGGCGGAGTGAACCATATGAAGAACTTCCTCGAGTGTATTAGAAGTCGGCAGACTCCCAATGCGAGTATATTTCATGGATACGCACATTCAGTTTGTGCAATCATGGCTGCTCGGTCGCTCAGAACAGGCAAACGCGTAACCTTTGATCCAAAGGAGCAGAAAATCTATGAGACCTAG
- a CDS encoding PmoA family protein — protein MRPSIFLLLLGFTIAFEIPGFGKQTISVVAEKTDYSEVPVTALIPNPGKISGVIVLKTSKGELVPCQSEVVPEGLRITWIVRNLKKGEGRTYTVVQVDDRFAVPGKLVSLRDTEGSVAVLIGGSLFTSYIYTGAPKPYCYPIIGPSGGRITRNYPMQVVPGETTDHPHHRSFWFTHGDVNGVDFWSEKPEAGKIVHRKFEALESGPVFAKICSLNDWVGPDGKKVCEDRRELRFYNTSIGRLMDFEITIRATEGPVKFGDTKEGTMGIRVASSMDVDKGQGHILNSRGERDGSAWGKQAEWCDYYGPVNGKTVGIAVFDHPSSFRHPTYWHVRTYGLFAANPFGLRDFKNDKKLDGSHTIPAGGEITFRYRIFIHKGDPDSAGVAAAYSAYANPPKIEVGE, from the coding sequence ATGAGACCTAGCATATTCCTACTATTATTAGGTTTCACAATTGCATTTGAAATACCTGGATTTGGCAAGCAGACAATATCTGTCGTGGCAGAAAAGACGGATTACAGCGAAGTGCCTGTCACTGCGCTTATTCCAAATCCCGGCAAGATATCTGGAGTTATAGTACTAAAAACAAGCAAAGGGGAGCTTGTCCCTTGCCAGTCGGAAGTCGTTCCTGAGGGCTTGCGGATTACTTGGATTGTTCGCAACCTCAAGAAAGGCGAAGGGCGAACCTATACAGTGGTCCAAGTCGATGATAGGTTTGCAGTACCAGGGAAGCTTGTGAGCCTAAGGGATACCGAAGGGTCTGTTGCAGTGTTGATAGGTGGTTCGCTCTTCACTAGCTATATATACACGGGTGCGCCCAAGCCATATTGCTACCCAATAATTGGTCCAAGCGGTGGGCGAATTACACGCAACTACCCGATGCAGGTTGTGCCTGGAGAGACGACAGATCATCCTCATCACCGCTCATTTTGGTTTACACATGGTGATGTGAATGGTGTTGACTTTTGGTCCGAAAAGCCCGAAGCTGGCAAGATTGTTCATCGAAAGTTCGAGGCGCTGGAAAGCGGCCCTGTCTTTGCAAAGATATGCTCCCTGAATGATTGGGTAGGTCCTGATGGAAAGAAAGTCTGTGAGGACAGACGCGAGCTCAGATTTTACAATACCTCTATCGGAAGGCTTATGGATTTTGAGATAACAATTCGCGCTACCGAAGGTCCTGTAAAGTTTGGGGATACAAAGGAAGGCACAATGGGTATTCGGGTTGCCTCCTCCATGGATGTTGATAAGGGGCAAGGTCACATTCTCAATTCGCGCGGAGAAAGAGATGGTAGTGCCTGGGGCAAGCAGGCGGAGTGGTGTGATTATTACGGTCCAGTCAATGGAAAAACTGTTGGGATAGCGGTTTTTGACCATCCATCTAGCTTCCGACATCCAACCTATTGGCACGTGAGGACCTATGGCCTGTTCGCCGCCAATCCCTTCGGCTTACGCGATTTTAAAAATGACAAAAAGCTAGATGGCAGCCATACTATTCCAGCGGGTGGTGAAATTACATTTCGATACCGCATTTTTATTCACAAAGGCGATCCTGACTCCGCTGGCGTTGCTGCCGCATACTCCGCATATGCTAATCCACCCAAAATAGAGGTCGGAGAATGA